One Prunus dulcis chromosome 7, ALMONDv2, whole genome shotgun sequence DNA segment encodes these proteins:
- the LOC117635180 gene encoding bark storage protein A, with protein sequence MGSHLRMELMVFLVLVFWGISSIAYGAVSHTTMRKIDRLNKKGPYLGIVVPNFFELNPLLQSTSFVADQKLPYLDFSGRRFRIGRLEDESVIIVMTGLSMLNAGISTQLLLSLFKVKGVVHYGIAGNADPQLQIGDVTIPQFWAHTGLWNWQRFGDGPGNELSLESFGDYTRKVGHIKFSDFNNETRDGKSVPNLLNNVWYQPEEVFPVHGTPEVRQHAFWVPVNPKFFSVAKDLEDLKLGGCVNTTCLPRAPIVVRVKRGISASVFVDNRAYREFLNSKFNATSIDMESAAVALVCHQQKKPFIVIRALSDLAGGGSSLSNEANTFASLAAQNAVDVVLRFISLLSS encoded by the exons ATGGGGAGCCATTTGAGGATGGAGTTAATGGTTTTTCTTGTATTGGTTTTTTGGGGGATTAGCAGCATAGCCTATGGTGCAGTTTCCCACACTACCATGAGAAAGATTGATAGATTAAATAAAAAGGGTCCATATTTGGGCATTGTGGTGCCAAATTTCTTTGAGCTGAACCCTCTTCTTCAATCCACAAGCTTTGTGGCTGATCAGAAGCTTCCCTACTTAGATTTTTCTG GAAGAAGGTTTCGAATTGGACGGTTGGAAGACGAAAGTGTTATAATTGTTATGACAGGATTGAGCATG CTTAATGCAGGTATCTCAACTCAATTACTGCTAAGCCTGTTCAAGGTGAAAGGTGTTGTGCACTATGGAATTGCAGGAAATGCAGATCCTCAACTCCAAATTGGAGATGTGACTATCCCTCAATTTTGGGCTCATACAGGCCTTTGGAATTGGCAG AGGTTTGGAGATGGGCCTGGTAATGAGTTGTCCTTAGAATCATTTGGAGATTACACAAGAAAAGTTGGTCACATAAAATTTTCTGATTTCAACAACGAAACCAGAGATGGCAAGTCTGTTCCCAATCTTCTGAACAATGTATGGTATCAACCAGAAGAGGTCTTCCCAGTTCATGGCACTCCTGAAGTTAGGCAACATGCCTTCTGGGTTCCAGTcaaccctaaatttttttcagtTGCCAAGGACCTAGAG GATTTGAAGTTGGGGGGTTGTGTGAATACAACTTGTCTGCCAAGAGCACCCATTGTGGTGAGGGTCAAAAGGGGCATAAGTGCAAGTGTGTTTGTTGACAACAGAGCATACAGAGAATTCTTGAACTCCAAATTCAATGCCACTTCCATTGACATGGAAAGTGCTGCAGTGGCTTTGGTCTGTCACCAACAGAAGAAGCCCTTTATTGTAATTAGAGCTCTCTCTGATTTGGCTGGTGGAGgctcctctctctccaatGAAGCCAACACCTTTGCATCTTTGGCTGCTCAAAATGCAGTTGATGTTGTGCTTAGATTCATTTCCTTGCTGTCTTCATAG
- the LOC117635515 gene encoding putative E3 ubiquitin-protein ligase LIN — protein TTTMTTTTSSSQILRHTAAFVSETLSQPELRRHIFSTLRRKFPFSTSQAALNPLNLAAETLENTISSTSPATRASSLSLSEKLLLKNPLNPFSSLLLSLIYGLYRRPIEAALSLLDIFHTDPSFARTELAPVLFEELFLVHLLPVLHWYNEQRTQILPTLSTNVSYENDDCSISDMSVVFPCSTSLSKMSGGQTSELKELESNYEKVLDENCRAFSNYFKQVLENKDASRLIDPPTVMLKRIERVDQVKYGDDEQGIKTEEPGFENGRYNPIWAEAEASVELFSSSRGRKPKSPPPAYPQRVYLNNILTVQEESSWRLEASANVNSDSESESSLEDNSVGSSSSSLDSEAEIEENNREMELFEATKSQIQKLKQPISAESSCSPDRFMADSDSTSAGGGKNTPPKDFVCPITSTLFDDPVTLETGQTYERKAIQEWIERGNSTCPITRQNLQSTQLPKTNYVLKRLIASWQEQNPACAVLNLSQNTSLVVDPVVKSIMPLTSPDSVISQASLDGAVGELRHAITNLCMSEILKESELAVLRIERFWQEANVEWDIQSLLTKPPVINGFVEVLFNSVDSSVLSAAVFLLSELGSRDNAVIQTLTRVDSDVECIVTLFNKGLKEAVVLIYLLRHSIPNLIELDMVDSLLVVIRKEDNDLLNMCLKPRTAAVVLLGLILGGSGEGIASSIVNTVVSEKALERIISSLESESVEERIAAVGILLRCMQQDGKCRNTIADKAELAPVLDSFMGANDRERFEIVQFFSELIKLNRRTFNEQILHIIKDEGPLSTMHTLLIYLQTALQDQCPIVAGLLLQLDLLAEPRKMSIYREEAIDVLISCLRNVEFPAAQIAAAETIMSLQGRFTTSGKPLTRAFLLKRAGLDKSYKSSVRMDQLSNFSGEDETLEEEKAANNWERKMALVLASHEFGLLFEALAEGLKSRYAELCSACFVSATWLAHMLDVLPDTGIREAARVCLLKRFISIFKSAKDTEDKALSMLALNSFIHDPEGMSEVTSSIKDIVKGLRELKRSTPLAFQMLKLFSEGQDSSTELWDHKELVQVDCSENGEVLSLVCFKDKIFSGHSDGTIKVWTGKGSVLHLIQEIREHTKAVTSLAILQAGETLYSGSLDRTTRVWSISNEAIYCVHVHDMKDQVHSIAVTNTLACFIPQSNGIKVHSWNGGSKLLNSNKYVKCFALVHGKLYCGCHDSGIQEIDLATGTLSTIQNGTRKLLSKANPIHAIQVHSGLIYAASSSADGAAVKIWNAANFSMVGFLPTTLEVRTMAISSELIYLGGKGGSVEIWDREKQNRIDTLQTGTNCKVLCLALDANEEVLVTGTSDGRIRAWGLS, from the exons ACCACCACCatgaccaccaccacctcctcctcccaAATTCTCCGCCACACCGCCGCATTTGTATCCGAAACACTCTCCCAACCAGAGCTCCGCCGCCACATATTCTCCACTCTCCGCCGCAAATTCCCCTTCTCTACCTCCCAAGCCGCCCTCAACCCTCTAAACCTCGCCGCGGAGACCCTAGAGAACACCATCTCCTCCACCAGCCCCGCCACTCGAGCCTCCTCTCTCAGCCTCTCTGAAAAGCTCCTCCTCAAGAACCCCTTAAaccccttctcttctctcctcctctccCTCATCTATGGCCTCTACCGCCGCCCCATCGAAGCGGCTCTCAGCCTCCTCGACATCTTCCACACTGACCCTTCATTCGCTCGAACCGAACTCGCCCCTGTACTTTTCGAAGAGCTCTTTCTAGTCCACCTCCTCCCGGTTCTTCATTGGTACAATGAGCAAAGAACACAAATATTACCCACGTTGTCAACAAACGTTAGTTATGAAAACGACGACTGTTCCATATCCGACATGTCTGTCGTTTTTCCATGCTCGACATCTTTGTCGAAGATGAGCGGGGGACAGACTTCAGAGCTGAAGGAGCTGGAGAGCAATTATGAGAAAGTTCTTGATGAGAATTGCAGGGCTTTTAGTAATTACTTCAAACaagttttggaaaataaagatgCAAGTCGACTGATTGATCCACCCACAGTGATGTTGAAGAGGATTGAGAGGGTTGATCAAGTCAAGTACGGAGATGATGAACAGGGGATCAAAACAGAGGAACCCGGATTTGAAAACGGACGGTATAAt CCAATATGGGCTGAAGCAGAAGCATCAGTTGAATTGTTCAGCAGCAGCAGGGGAAGAAAACCCAAGTCTCCACCACCAGCTTATCCTCAAAGAGTTTATCTTAATAATATCCTGACGGTCCAGGAAGAATCTTCCTGGAGGTTGGAAGCATCGGCCAATGTAAATTCAGATTCTGAGTCAGAATCTTCGTTGGAGGACAACTCAGttggttcttcttcttcttcattggaTTCTGAAGCTGAAATTGAG GAAAACAACAGAGAAATGGAGTTGTTTGAGGCTACAAAGAgccaaattcaaaaactaaaGCAGCCCATTTCTGCAGAGTCAAGTTG TTCTCCAGATCGGTTCATGGCAGACTCTGATAGCACCTCTGCTGGTGGTGGAAAAAATACACCTCCCAAGGACTTTGTGTGTCCCATAACTAGCACCCTTTTTGATGATCCTGTGACACTTGAGACCGGCCAGACATACGAGCGAAAAGCGATCCAAGAATGGATTGAAAGAGGGAACTCAACATGCCCAATTACCCGCCAGAATCTGCAGAGCACCCAACTGCCTAAAACCAACTATGTGCTCAAACGTCTTATTGCAAGCTGGCAAGAACAGAACCCCGCTTGTGCAGTCTTAAACCTATCGCAGAATACAAGCCTGGTGGTTGACCCAGTTGTTAAGTCCATAATGCCTTTAACTTCTCCTGACAGTGTTATAAGCCAAGCCAGCCTTGATGGTGCAGTTGGAGAGTTAAGACATGCAATTACCAACCTTTGTATGTCAGAAATTCTCAAGGAGTCTGAACTGGCTGTTCTTCGAATCGAGCGATTCTGGCAGGAAGCAAATGTGGAATGGGATATTCAGAGTTTGCTCACAAAACCTCCCGTTATTAATGGTTTCGTTGAGGTTCTTTTCAATTCTGTTGATTCCAGTGTGTTGTCAGCTGCAGTTTTTCTACTGTCTGAGCTCGGGTCAAGAGACAATGCTGTGATCCAGACACTGACACGGGTTGACTCTGATGTCGAATGTATCGTGACTCTTTTCAATAAGGGGTTGAAGGAGGCTGTGGTCTTGATATATCTGTTAAGGCATTCCATCCCTAATCTAATTGAGCTGGACATGGTGGACTCTCTCTTAGTGGTTATTAGGAAGGAAGATAATGATTTGCTTAACATGTGTCTAAAGCCAAGAACAGCTGCAGTGGTTTTACTCGGGCTGATTCTTGGTGGCAGTGGAGAGGGCATTGCCTCCTCAATTGTTAATACTGTGGTTTCTGAAAAAGCACTTGAAAGAATCATTAGCAGTTTGGAATCTGAATCGGTAGAAGAGAGGATTGCAGCAGTTGGGATCTTATTGAGATGTATGCAACAGGATGGAAAGTGCAGGAACACAATAGCTGATAAAGCTGAGTTGGCTCCTGTTTTGGATAGCTTTATGGGTGCAAATGATAGAGAACGGTTTGAGATTGTTCAGTTTTTCTCCGAGTTAATTAAGTTAAACAG AAGGACATTCAATGAACAAATCCTGCATATTATAAAGGATGAAGGTCCTCTCAGCACAATGCACACCCTCCTTATTTATCTTCAGACAGCACTTCAAGACCAGTGTCCTATTGTGGCTGGCCTACTACTTCAACTTGATCTTCTG GCAGAGCCGAGAAAAATGAGCATATACCGTGAAGAGGCAATAGACGTTCTCATCTCATGTCTCAGAAATGTGGAGTTCCCTGCTGCTCAAATTGCTGCTGCTGAGACAATTATGTCGCTGCAAGGGAGGTTCACCACTTCTGGAAAGCCTCTTACCAGGGCTTTCCTTCTCAAACGTGCTGGCCTTGACAAAAGTTACAAAAGTAGTGTGAGAATGGATCAACTTAGCAACTTTTCTGGAGAAGATGAAACTCTT gaggaagagaaggcgGCTAATaattgggaaagaaaaatggcATTGGTTTTAGCAAGCCATGAGTTTGGTCTACTTTTTGAGGCGTTGGCAGAAGGCTTGAAGAGCAGATATGCAGAATTATGTTCAGCATGTTTTGTGTCAGCCACATGGCTCGCACACATGCTTGATGTTCTTCCAGACACAGGAATACGTGAAGCAGCCCGGGTCTGCTTGCTCAAACGTTTCATATCGATATTCAAGTCTGCCAAGGACACTGAAGACAAAGCCCTCTCTATGCTGGCGTTGAACAGCTTCATCCATGATCCTG AAGGGATGAGTGAGGTAACTTCTTCAATAAAGGATATCGTAAAAGGCCTGAGAGAGCTTAAGAGATCCACTCCCTTGGCATTTCAAATGCTAAAACTATTTTCTGAGGGGCAAGACTCTAGCACA GAACTGTGGGATCATAAAGAATTAGTTCAGGTAGATTGCAGTGAGAATGGAGAGGTTCTTTCATTAGTTTGCTTCAAGGATAAAATATTTTCGGGGCATTCAGATGGAACTATAAAG GTGTGGACAGGTAAAGGCAGCGTACTTCATCTAATCCAAGAAATTAGAGAACACACAAAGGCAGTTACTAGCTTGGCAATTTTGCAAGCCGGGGAGACTCTATACAGTGGTTCACTTGATAGAACTACAAGG GTATGGTCTATTAGCAATGAAGCAATTTATTGTGTACACGTACATGATATGAAGGATCAAGTTCATAGTATAGCCGTCACCAATACCCTTGCTTGCTTCATTCCACAAAGTAATGGTATCAAG GTTCATTCATGGAATGGAGGATCCAAATtgttaaattcaaataaatatgtaaaGTGCTTCGCTCTAGTACATGGGAAATTGTATTGCGGATGCCATGACAGTGGTATTCAg GAGATTGATTTGGCCACAGGAACACTCAGTACCATTCAAAATGGCACTCGGAAATTACTTTCGAAAGCAAATCCTATCCATGCCATTCAAGTTCACAGTGGACTTATATATGCAGCCAGTTCTTCTGCGGATGGAGCAGCCGTGAAG ATTTGGAATGCTGCAAACTTCAGTATGGTTGGATTTCTGCCAACTACATTAGAAGTGCGGACAATGGCCATAAGCTCAGAACTAATTTATTTGGGAGGTAAAGGAGGAAGTGTGGAAATATGGGATAGGGAGAAGCAGAACAGAATAGACACCCTACAAACTGGTACCAATTGTAAGGTTCTTTGCTTGGCTCTTGATGCCAATGAGGAAGTTTTGGTCACTGGAACTTCTGATGGCCGAATCCGg GCATGGGGGCTGAGCTAA